TACTGACATTGGGACTGTGCGGAATCcgcatttattttgttttgtcgaGGAATGCCGGTGGCCATGTGCCAGGGGACGCTCCGGCTTAATCATCACCGGCCATCGATCTATTTCTGTATTCAAGGTGGACACGGCCGTTTTAGTGAATTTACGATCAAatcctatttaatttttttttctcttttcttTTAGGCCCATTCACAAACGCGCACGCATTCGCGATCGTATCTACGCAGACACTTACTTGAAAAAGTATTTCCCGATCGAAATACACGAAACCACGGCGTTTGGCCGCTATCAACAGACCCACCACTTTGTCCGATATTTTCGTGTAAatctgaaacaaaaaaatttgaaaaattccaTCACTGTTCTGCGGAATCTCtactgaaattattattattattatttaacatacacTCGAAAGGCGCATACAATTATTCCGCGCGTTTGCATTTTCGCGCAAAATTGGTCGATATTCATTagttttatgtttgaaaaggACAATcggatattattttactcgacTGACGAGTAATAATTATGGATTTCGTAGGGAAAAAAGTCAtcgaataaaatgttttgcgTTTCGAGGGAAAAAAATCGATGTCACCCGACCTAGTGTATTCTATTATGTAGCTACAGCATCGGTAGGTACTCACCTGAAAAAGTTCGCCAAAACTAACGATAATCGTACCGTCGTCGATACAAtgttcgtcgtcgtcgtcggggTCTCTCTTTTTCGTATTGTACGTGCCGACGTCGTGTATGACGGTGCAAAGTTCTAATATCTCTCGGCAGATGTGAGACTTTGCTTTTCGTCCCCTCAAATCCGTTTTAGAGCCCGCTATAGGCCTACGCAACATCAATACCATTGAAACACGCATTaactcgtatatattattataataaattaaagaaaatgtttgtataaatattatattacgcgtAAATGTGCGTATACTCACTTTCCGTATTCCTCCCGGGAAAATCGGGGCGACGGCGACCGCGACTGTTCGAACTGTTCTGAAAACGGGTTCAAAGACTGTGATTTCGAATGGCTGTCGGCTTGTTGGTTGAATTTCGAGACGATGTCGAGGAAAGACATGGCGGAcgtgaaattttaatatataatattaacaataataaattagtcgtGTAGGTACACACCTAGTGTATCATCCCAACACTATagctctataatataatgaacgcTCAACTGACGGAattgaagtatttaaatagaaacaGGCTGCCAAGAAATTCCGCGCAAAATCGTCACCGGCGATGCAAGAGAACCCACGTGGTTTATGATGTTTCTATTTTTTCGCAAACGTCACGAAACCTTACGAAACTCCACTCCGCGTCCGGCGCCTACGTAACACGCGCGATTATAAGACCTCGCGAAACGGAttccttttttttacattatacactCCTCGGCACGAGCTATACAATGTacgatgtttaaaataatattttccacgTTCCAGACATCGTACAGCAGTAACCGATGCTGGCGCTGATCGTAAACCAAATACTTACGGTGTATCGTACAGAGccagaataaaacaaaacaaaacacgaATTCTTAGCTCGAGTAGCTTTTATTCATAAGATCGCCTTGGACCGATTCGAACCATTCAATCGTATAACTCATCATCAACGCACTACTTTGTAACTCGCATTTCGCGCGTATAATGACGCGAGTCtgatattgaacattttatccgAAAGTCTATAATTTGACTACGACGATCTGCAGCCAGGGTATTCAAACGGCGAGCATTCTTCAGTTATTTGTAGCTAAACGAAAGGGGATTTTGGCAAAAACATAACAGACATACTGCATTTTAGCTCACCGGGTAATTGAACATTTTGGCACAAACACGtttatagttttgattttCGGGTTGAAGAAATCCGGTTTATCGTAAAAATGTCTATAGTGACGCGATCgcctataaatttatacagttattttttttaatattttgaactttaaagCATGTAAATAGTATGTTATGCTGtatgtttactataatattagattttaaaaataattcactcAAAACACATAGGTggacacaataataaattaactttatttttagtacgGATTAAATAGCATCAACATATTTTCCAACAATTTTTTACCTTCTTTACTGAGGTAATAGCCAAcgaaaaatatgttcaaaaatatttaacatcccttaataataaattaatcaatactgAATttcttataagtaaatattttaaattattatactgtttacacaattttcaattttttgatagATAAACAACATTCTAAACATagatttgcatattatttatagatcaaagtataataaatttgatagtattattatttttattactaccaCCAGTATGTTGTAAcatgctttatttttattttattttcaaatcgaACCGTAtgccaataatatatttgaggtataataaattagtagcaGTACAtaagatgaaaataatttaacactaatattatcaatattactaattatctactgtaaattataatttattattaatcaaaaaaatcattactatTGTGGCACTCTCTCAGTTTCAGAATGAAAAGAACCTATAGTGTGTAGTCAATCGCCAATGAGATACATTATTCAACTTTCCATATTAAACAatctttttacttatatattacacacctatcaaattgaatattacataaggatgttttataataaaagttattttgagTATACATCAActcaaaaagtataaattattactttgctCATATagtcgtgtatattataatatcataatatctgaccatagttgtatattaacaattattgttggcatcgttttatattttcatacgaCAAGACAAATAACATCAACTTAGAAATTGGTTTtggcaatattaataaatactttaagtatacaaaaacgtataaaaataattatatatttttctcctaaaatattaacttaaaaaaaaaaaattaccaaataataacttaaataattatttactctaACATgcatttagaataataacgGTTAAAATTAAAGACGCTTACAATcttaatttatacacatttaaagttcaatctTGGAATATTCTCGACTATTATTGACACTAGGCGTCAGTGGTAGCCCGCTCCAAAAGTTGTACTCGTCCATAAATGGTCTTTCAGATAAAATAGGTGtggatgattttattaataaatatttcatgtccTTTTTGTTATATCTCGGCCAAGAGTTTCCGTTACTTTTGCCATCTATAGTCaacttactaaaaaaatgtaaacaaatatatatatatatatataatattgcacaCTTGTAATTGTCATAACtatgttataattcaaaaaaaaaacttataaaactaaaacaaatcttacaaagattaataatatcatttaggCTTAATGATTATcgattattatggtttttaatagttagagatttacataattatttatttttatatcattgtagAAAATCAACTATAAGcacatagataaataatagatgTGAATTAAGATAAATCATTCGTTGTGAATACCtagtttaagaaatatattattttgtattttagatatattatttatgaaagtatatgtataatatatctacttaGTGTGTAGTAGAtacatatagattatagagtcgttcataatagtataaaactataaaataatatcgattaGTATTTAGTTAGGAGTTtacataattacttttttttttttacgaggcATATCCAGAAAGTAAGTGTACTAAGGCTCTCACGACCgcaggaaatatttttttactatgttcGCTACACTTCTGTATAGCTTTACTCCTCTTCTTTATAACAAGACCATAACAAGTTCAGTACGTTGAAAACTGTGGTCACAAGAATTTTTCTCGTGAAACATGTCGATCGAGTCTGCCGCCACCTCCTTTGTCCACTTCTCGACCGCCCCTTCAGCTCCTCgtcagtaaacaatttttttccacaCATGTGCTTCTTCAAGGAAGTGAACAAATGGTAATCTGAAGGCGCCAGGTCGGGGAATACGGAGGGCGGTTCAAAACATCTCATCCAAATGAGCCCAAAAATTGTTTCACGACATTGGCTGTGTGGGGTCTGGAGTTGTCGTGCAGCAGGCAGACTCCTCTTGTTAACAGACCCttccttttattttgaatagctctccttaatttttatagggtTTCACAATACCTTGCTGCTTTGATGGTCTCACCCTGAGgtaaatattcaatcaatATGACGTCTTTGTGGTCCCAAAAAACTGATGCCATGATTTTTTTGACTGAAATCGGTTTTGAACTTTTTGGTTGAGGGTGAACACTAGTGTTCGGACTGTCTCTTGGTTTCAGGCATATAGTGTGCAACCCAAGTTTCATCTCCAGTAACAATAGACTTGAGAAAATTATCACCCTCCAGTTTATAGCGTTCCATAGAGGAAATGAATGACGGCGCGTATTTCGCACTTGGCGGCAAACTCGATCGACATGTTTCACGAGAAAAATTCTTGTGACCACAGTTTTCAACGTACTGAACTTGTGATGGTCTTGTTATAAACGAGAGGAGTAAAGCTATACAGCAGTATAGCTATATAGCgaacatagtaaaaaaatatttcctgcGGTCGTGAGAGCCTTAGTACACTTACTTTCTGGATATGCCTCGTATATCATTATAGACAAAACATTGTATAGAATCAGTTATAATCAGTTCAGATAAATCAttcattatatgtaatataaaaatatattattttgtattttagatatattatttaatatttatgaaagtatatgtattatatactgtatagtaagtacatattatttacattatagagtcgtttataaaacaacatttaagtctgaaaattaaatacttagaataaagatttaaattttgcaGGTTCTGTTGTGTCTGTGTACTACGATTATTCTGtactttaagtattaatacatttctatttataaaataaatttgtcactataaacgtaaataatttgtttgtaaaataaataaattgttaatcattttaatcatCACTGAAAACTATTACGACAGATCAAATCAACCATACTCAGAGCTAGCAAAGTTCGTCCAAATGTCTACCATAAGTTTAGACACATTTTCGTCTTGTGTGTTTAACCGCTTGCCTATGAAGTCGAAAAGACTAATCATTTCATCGCCGTGAGTGACACCTAAATGTTTTGGACATGGTCCGAAgaatgtatttaatgaatgCTTGTTTACATAGTCGTATACATAAAAGTGTACAGGTGACATTACATGATTGGCCATGTCAATAACCCCTTTTAAGAATATACCACCAGTGaccatctgaaaaaaataacaaaattcactttaattacgaaataaataatttaaaattgtcagcatatgattaatcataaaaatgtatggttaTACTTATACGTATACTACTAACATCGACTGTTTTTTTAGGATTTTCTTCGATCGAAGTCCCCTCTGGAAAGTAATGCTGTTTTAATTTGTCACTAATAACACCAACGTCTTTGTAGGAAGCAGTGAAATGATAAAGCAGCATTAAGGGTACTACTCGTCTGAAATTGTCTTCAAATTCAGAGTAGATAAGACCATTTTCATTATACAATCCtattcatcaaaaaaataatatcactataacgaaataaatttaaaaaaaaaaaaaaaacagggaaataaaactgtatacaaactatattttttacattattgaattaggctttacattgtattaaaacTCTTCACATTCAGGCATGGgagaaacataaattatttaatttttagaatattgacttatattaattctttgtcacattatttttaatttatattttgatgtgCATTATACtagcattatttttatgaaataaataactgaaCCCATATCTACTGTTAATAAAGTTGTAAGTTACGTTGTGAtagttcaacaaaaaaatgtagctTACAATATTAAGATTgacttatgatattaattttataatatcttaattaaatgaaaattattgtaacaataacATGCCAAAACTTATTGACCTAgaacgcatataatataatgtaatgcccaacctttttttttcagcGCGACACTTTGGTAAACAATCATCTCCGAGTGGGCcaccaaatttaaaagtaaaaataatcccaatcaaaaaatgaaaaatgaaaaataaattacttataaatttgtgACGGGCCACATAGAATACTTTTGCGAGCCACATGTGGCCCGTGGGCATAGATTGAAAGTTACGTTATACTCACAGTCCacccaaatatttaatttatttttgtatgacgagtttataatacacatttgtacttccgaaaaaataattataattttatgattttacttACGAGATGCAAAAAAACCACCTTCTCCGGAATTCATTCCAATTATAACTGGTACTAGTGAttcttgtttataatattttaaaggatAATTGCATAAAAACGAATCTTTTTTGTCATTGCATTTTTCTACAACGGCTGAAAAAGTGACTGATGGATGTACTTCCCATTCCtggattaaacaattttaaattaaacatatgaataaaactaatacaataatttattgtatttaatttcatattgcaattaaaattgaaacaattataagttattacaattaaattcaacTTACGAAAAAATTTCTATGCAATTGCACAAATGTATCGGCGGGTAAGAGCCTTAAACAGTCAATCATATCTTCCGAATTGGGAGGACAGCCAGTAATTGTAGCAACAGCTTTGGCACGTCGCTCAGCTAAGCCCGGTGGCAAGACAGCCCATGAACAAAAAGGACTTCCACTTTGTAAGATTGCTTTGTGAAACAATCCTACAAATAGATcgaaattacattattgtttacatttcATCTTGAATATTAGGttagtgatttttaataaaatgtgcaAGTATACCTTTACTTAATGGTGACAATAAATGCAAACCCACACTTGCCCCTCCTGCACTCTCGCCGAACAatgtaacttttttattatcgcCGCCAAACTTGGAGATATTATCTTGTACCCAGCGAAGTGCTAATACTTGATCTTTCAAACCATAATTTCCAGGCAATATGTCATCTTCAGCGCTCAAaaatcctatatatatatgtatacatgaaTTCATCAATACTTTAAAAAGTCGCTCACAGTTAAACGCTTAGTGAACACATTTAGTCTTATTTATTCTTACCGAGAATTCCGATCCTGTAATTGATTGTAACCAAAACAACGTCCTTATCCATTAGATACTTAGGGCCGTAAAGTCGCATACCACCATGTCCCGAGCTAAAACCTCCTCCGGGAATCCATACCATGACAGGTAAATTTTTCACACCTATTTTGGGCAGCtatttgatatattgatatatattgtacataacaacgaaaatattgatattaataataatactgcttattattaatttgtctaTATGacgtcaataaaaatatataccttagGCGTGTAGACGTTTAGATATAGACAATCTTCACTGCCCAAGAGGACATTAGACGTCTGGTACAAGAAAAGATTCTTTTGAATACACATCGACGGTTCCGATGTAGCATTCAATACGCCTTTCCAGGGACCAATTGGTTCCGGAGCCTATAaagtttatagtataaacgTTTACAACGTAAATGAAACAAACATTGATCGATTATTAtagatgttttataaataccttAAATCGAAGCTGTCCCACCGGTGGTTTTGCATATGGTATTCCCTGAAATGCGAAAAAATTCCGTCCGTTTCTTGACAAGAATTGTTTTCCTTTCAACTGGCCTTCGTGTACGTTTATCAGTGGACCGGTGcaaaaaacatattcaaaaagtaacgTAAAACCGACCAACACAGTATGACGCATATTgagctataatataaattgtgcatttaaaaaaaaaatatgttgtaattcgatcaaaaaaaaaaaaaaattccaaaccTAAACTTCCTAcctataaatctaatattttggCAGGTGCGAGCAGAATAAACACTCTGACTACTGTAGTGTACACTATACAATAGtaggtatctatttaaaattataatttaacaacgaCGTGAAAGAACatacataaatcattatattattgtaacggtGTAGGtaactataactattaaacaCAATTACACGTTGTTTATGATCGGCCTTCGAGCGTCGGTgtgctataaaaataaaaacgtaagaATCGATTTACACTGTTGAGAGTATTATCTTTTCGCCATTTCACAGTTTAAATgcggatatattatattattatgcgttatcgataactaattaaatgaacgataatataagttttactgTGTGAATCCCATTccgttgtttaaattattattaaaaatactcatattatatttataaatttataatacaacaataatattatgttattcatacgtacctatacgtattatgtatttatactacaAAATAGTTACTAACCTATATCCTATTATACATCGATACTCTGTCACGATGATGTAGTTCAATTATTAACGAAGCTTTGGCACTGTCTCGCGGTGAACACGATTTGACGTTGACAAAAATTGTCTTTTGAAGACCTTTGATTTAACGACCTTTAACAATTAGCCAACAATCAATTATCtacatattaatgaatttcattggcaatagtttttattagtattttttttttttttttttactttcatctttcaagtatacatttttcaccATTCTTTTATATACACATGAAACTTATGTAGCTACATGTAGACtgtgtgaaataaatattagtcttATGAAGattgcattattttatatgtgaaatataaattatgattaattatattttaacgatcattttaaacaattaaaccaaaatttaatttcacatatttctttattcgaagaaaataaaattagaatcttaaaatataaaattaataacagttattatttatagattcgGAGCAAAGCgataagtttattaatttaacaatgcgTGTTGTGTATGTCCATGGTGTAAGTACACGTTTTTAAGTGGAAAAATGCCTTgatttacaactttaaaaattttttctggtggaaaattatatctaattgatactttttaaaggtaagaactgaaaatgttgtattattttcaatgtaatcgaaaaataaataaggatAATCagaattttagttaatttattgtacatttaaaatattaagtgtatGCTATTTCCTATTTATTCCACGAACCTATTCATAACGTTTCACCGTACTGATTCAGTATTGAaactcaaaagttaataataacaaaatacaatatatacataattataatataaatatatactattacaatgacttataaatattaatgctataaaaaatgcaattttttcaGGAAAAAGTAACTCAACCTAccgtaatactataatagtaaaaaaataaaaaaatactataatagcaatataataaattcattataaaatatacagttataGACTTAGTAATATAGGCTAACAGATCGGCTAAATTCAAAATCCTTTTCGTATACAACGATTTatcgtatatttaaatttagtacgtACATTAAAGTGACTTACTCGTAGACGAAGTACTTTACCACTGGTGTTCGAGCACACCTACTACTAAGCGATTACCTACTTTCCCcccttatgtattattattattatatgtctcTATAacattgtttacatttttaaaaaacccaTCAcacacaatatgtataatattatacgtaaccaacaataattattataatcccattgaatttaaattaatcattaaatactataaaaacatataatttaaaatgatttatagataaattaattatatcacaaATTATAATCAGCACATCAATTTAGTTACATAATTAGCGGTTGAGatataaaatggtttattatcaattaattaaacttattttactatactgtATAGACTGCATTcttgtattatttagttaagttattttaatatttacaataatgctATATGCTAtactattaagttataattaaaaataaatacaaattagacTTCTAGCTACActaattattgttacatatttcaaaatatgcaaactCGACGTAACCGACTACACTTagtattagattataattttatcggtaaaataatgaacaattaAGGCTTTACTTTCTTTAAAtactcttatttattatttatattttaaatatcaaaaaattatcatagatATAAAGAAGCACTCGtatgttttctttattattctgCGTAAAATTTCTCTCAGCAGTCCTTTACTAAGTTTATATATTCGTAAACTGCTTTTAATTACATAGTGTAAAGCCACAAACggcaaaaaaatttaattactgaaaatattatatgttcacACGTGAAATgaactattaaactattttttgccaattttttttatttttgtaattcgaAAAGTATTATCTATAGAAATTGTTGACatcaattttctattataatatgacattttcaaaatatttagattaattttaaactatttatagtatgtaatatataactaattgatatgtatttaaaatatattaagacagaataattaatttatcaataataagattcaataaattaataatctaaacaaataattaaataatcgaaAATACCCATAATCACAtacttactaaatattatctcTATTGACAGTTCGTTTCACACGATAATATCAGGAATAGTCCATGATCAACAattgtctttaaaaaaaaagtctccAGAAGCTTAAAAACCCCGTCAGTCTTTCTGTCTTTCTATTTTCTATCCATAATGTTTTTCGTGCGTATTAGACTAATTTACAcgcctatatatgtatacattcacTTTCAAAAACTTTACTATTTTTCTCATAAGTTACTCTTTGTCAATATAAAttcgttcataataataaaagtgtaatAAGCATATTCTGCTTCCACGTTTGCCATCAGCCTGgaacacatattttaacactgctaagtataaaataaaataaaataattatctcttTAGAAGAAACACATCTCTCACCTTTCTTATTAGTGATTTTTTCTATTCTGTGTTATActaattttaccattttttatatttattaaaacacttatttatgcatttctataataaatttaaaacaacgtcataaaatacaattacagCGGAACCTCGATAACTCGAATCGGTTGGaggcaaaataaaattcgagTTATCGAAAATTCGACTTATAGAGGTTCGAGTTATTGAGGTTCCACtgtatattgaaataacaCGTGTAGAGAGGAAATACTATCGTTTATCGAATTCACTTAAATCTACTTAAAcagatattatagaatattatagacaaaaatataggaaatatatacacatcacaacataaaaatatattagtataaacagTACAAGGAAATaagaaatagaaatattactaGTGCGTATATCTAAATTTCAACCTCTAGctcttcttttttaattttagttttaatatttttatttcttatttctattaaaaatcggaattttaaattgctattattttttttaatattttcttagtatTGATAGTTTTTAGGCTTGGAAAAAAACCTATATGATAAAAACTTTGATAAGAATATTAGGTAAACAgggattttttattcatagttataagtaatattcatagttaaaatttgtacacattttatgtGTACAAAGATGTATCATTAAACTCAAATtcaacacatccattacactgacctacttaataataacttaccaTTGATAAGGTACACTCAATTATACACTTTACACCAGAATGATACCTAATTGAACACTCCTCTTATAaaagaagttaaaaatatatattattgataaaaaatattggtaaattaaaaaaatgttcaattaattCTTACctcttaaataaattgaaaattagtattaaGTCTTCTATATTTATcgaaattgatataaatttattaaataatatctctgcatcaaaataatatgtgtacacaaaattgtattggtattacatttatactaatttaatcatttttataatatcaaatgatttatttatatgatatataattggacaacgcaaaaataatttcacaaaacaaataattaacatcaGATACGtcagcataaaataaaattatattatattaaactaaccATCCACATAAATTACTACATTTTACACACAATAACcagcatcataatatttagcGCAAATTCAaagttctataaattaataatataagtataatttttattagtaggtatttaaggTCAATCTACTTAAATATGAGTTAATTTTGCCAATTCGAGTATTAATATCTAAGTATCAAAGTTCCAATTTTTCTGACCGTTGAGGTTCATTCAATCCAGATAAAAGTGGCAAGCTATTCCAAAATTCATATTCATCAACATATGGTCCTTCTTTAATCAAAGGGATACTTgtatttatcaaaacaaattcgtattttttttttttaaatttcggccatttttttcctttttttgaGCCATCAGTTGTCATAgtactaaatgaaaatataaaagtttaattaaacgTATTTCATTATAGAGACTGATGACTATGCAATCATAATAACATACTCGGTGCTGGCGAAATTTGTCCAAATGTTCACCATAAGATTTGATACATTAAGGTCCTCGCCCTGCAAATCTCCACGTTCAGTTGTATAAAACAGACTGGTTATTTCATCAGCGTGCGTTACTCctaatttttttggaaatggGTATGGTCCGTACAATGAATTAAATGAAACATAATTCTGATGatcatatatgtaataataaactggTGATGCCAGCTCAACTGccattttgaaaataccatGTAAAAATAGTCCACCTGAAATCatctaaaaacattataaattaattattaaaataaatgattttgtaatatttgtaagtatattgttaattaaataataattactttttaaatatagaagtaaaaaaatgtatcatgataccaaatacatacat
This sequence is a window from Rhopalosiphum maidis isolate BTI-1 chromosome 1, ASM367621v3, whole genome shotgun sequence. Protein-coding genes within it:
- the LOC113560932 gene encoding uncharacterized protein LOC113560932; amino-acid sequence: MEILIIFTLLFGFVFGADEVIQLDQGKLIGGSLRTRNGREIKAFQGIPYAKSPTGDLRFKDPVPAEPWVGILNATTEPQVCIQRNLFYYQQADILVGSEDCLYLNVYTPKIPKKGDRELFPVMVWIAGGGYFAGSGGLSLYGPQYLLDKDIILVTMNYRLGILGFLSTEDDDLPGNYGLKDQVLTLKWVKKNIGKFGGDSRKVTIFGESAGSASVGLHLLSPMSKGLFHKAIMESASPLNIWGVTPPGYAKRRASAVSTIAGCPEDPKQMLKCLKEVPAKVLVNLYNSFFEWRNYPIINFMPVAETCSRKKESFLCNYPLTDFKQKSRVPVLIGMNSGEGGIFASRMYNATDLVYTELKEDFDHYVSSFLQYRYTTKYSDIPVIGDKIFERYFPDGTLNNPLDAVKMISGGLFLHGIFKMAVELASPVYYYIYDHQNYVSFNSLYGPYPFPKKLGVTHADEITSLFYTTERGDLQGEDLNVSNLMVNIWTNFASTDTMTTDGSKKGKKWPKFKKKKYEFVLINTSIPLIKEGPYVDEYEFWNSLPLLSGLNEPQRSEKLELLNMRHTVLVGFTLLFEYVFCTGPLINVHEGQLKGKQFLSRNGRNFFAFQGIPYAKPPVGQLRFKAPEPIGPWKGVLNATSEPSMCIQKNLFLYQTSNVLLGSEDCLYLNVYTPKLPKIGVKNLPVMVWIPGGGFSSGHGGMRLYGPKYLMDKDVVLVTINYRIGILGFLSAEDDILPGNYGLKDQVLALRWVQDNISKFGGDNKKVTLFGESAGGASVGLHLLSPLSKGLFHKAILQSGSPFCSWAVLPPGLAERRAKAVATITGCPPNSEDMIDCLRLLPADTFVQLHRNFFEWEVHPSVTFSAVVEKCNDKKDSFLCNYPLKYYKQESLVPVIIGMNSGEGGFFASRLYNENGLIYSEFEDNFRRVVPLMLLYHFTASYKDVGVISDKLKQHYFPEGTSIEENPKKTVDMVTGGIFLKGVIDMANHVMSPVHFYVYDYVNKHSLNTFFGPCPKHLGVTHGDEMISLFDFIGKRLNTQDENVSKLMVDIWTNFASSDKLTIDGKSNGNSWPRYNKKDMKYLLIKSSTPILSERPFMDEYNFWSGLPLTPSVNNSREYSKIEL